A single genomic interval of Amycolatopsis albispora harbors:
- a CDS encoding MFS transporter encodes MPVTSPAGPTGPAPVAARRPNLVVAVLAFGGVTVALMQTVIIPLVPRLPELLGSTPADTAWAITATLLAAAVATPTMGRLGDMYGKRRMLLISLGLLVAGSVLAALSTSLAPLVVARVLQGLASGVIPLGISIMRDELPAERLGSATALMSASLGVGGALGLPLATLLAESVDWHVLFWVASGLGLLATALVVTVVPESSVRTGGRFDFVGALGLSIVLLCLLLAVSKGAEWGWGSGLTLGLSGGAAVVLLAWLRWELRTREPLVDLRTSARRTVALTNLASAVFGFSMFAMSLVLPQLLQLPAATGHGLGQPMTVVGLVLAPSGLVMMAMAPVSARITRLSGPRTTLIVGTLVVAVGYALNLLLMSEIWHLVVMSSLIGAGIGLAYGAMPALIMSAVPVSETAAANSLNTLMRSIGTSVCSAVAGVVLSQLTVPFGPAEVPSLTGFRLVVGIGAGAALAAAVIACFIPRRRA; translated from the coding sequence ATGCCAGTGACCTCGCCAGCCGGACCCACCGGACCGGCGCCCGTGGCGGCCCGGCGGCCGAACCTCGTGGTCGCCGTGCTCGCCTTCGGCGGGGTGACCGTCGCGCTCATGCAGACGGTGATCATCCCGCTGGTCCCGCGGCTGCCGGAGCTGCTCGGCTCCACCCCGGCCGACACCGCGTGGGCGATCACCGCCACCCTGCTCGCCGCCGCGGTCGCCACGCCGACCATGGGACGGCTCGGCGACATGTACGGCAAGCGCCGCATGCTGCTGATCAGCCTCGGCCTGCTGGTCGCCGGGTCGGTGCTCGCCGCGCTCAGCACCAGCCTCGCGCCGCTGGTGGTGGCGCGGGTGCTGCAGGGGCTGGCCTCCGGGGTGATCCCGCTCGGCATCAGCATCATGCGTGACGAGCTGCCCGCCGAGCGGCTCGGCTCGGCGACCGCGCTGATGAGCGCGTCGCTCGGCGTCGGCGGCGCGCTCGGCCTGCCGCTGGCGACCCTGCTCGCGGAGAGCGTCGACTGGCACGTGCTGTTCTGGGTGGCCTCCGGGCTCGGCCTGCTCGCCACCGCGCTGGTGGTGACCGTGGTGCCGGAGTCGTCGGTCCGCACGGGCGGCCGGTTCGACTTCGTCGGCGCGCTCGGCCTGTCGATCGTGCTGCTCTGCCTGCTGCTCGCGGTGTCGAAGGGCGCCGAATGGGGCTGGGGCAGCGGGCTGACGCTCGGCCTGTCCGGCGGCGCCGCGGTGGTGCTGCTCGCCTGGCTCCGCTGGGAGCTGCGGACCCGCGAACCGCTGGTCGACCTGCGGACCTCGGCACGGCGCACGGTCGCGCTGACCAACCTGGCGTCGGCGGTGTTCGGCTTCTCCATGTTCGCCATGTCGCTGGTGCTGCCGCAGCTGCTGCAACTGCCCGCGGCCACCGGGCACGGCCTCGGCCAGCCGATGACCGTGGTCGGCCTGGTGCTGGCGCCGTCCGGGCTGGTGATGATGGCGATGGCCCCGGTGTCCGCGCGGATCACCCGGCTCAGCGGCCCGCGCACCACGCTCATCGTGGGCACGCTGGTCGTCGCCGTCGGGTACGCGCTCAACCTGCTGCTGATGAGCGAGATCTGGCACCTGGTGGTGATGTCCAGCCTGATCGGCGCCGGGATCGGGCTGGCGTACGGCGCGATGCCCGCGTTGATCATGTCGGCGGTGCCGGTTTCGGAGACCGCGGCGGCCAACAGCCTGAACACGCTGATGCGCTCGATCGGCACGTCGGTGTGCAGCGCGGTGGCCGGGGTGGTGCTCTCGCAGCTGACCGTGCCGTTCGGCCCGGCCGAGGTGCCCTCGCTGACCGGGTTCCGGCTGGTGGTCGGGATCGGCGCTGGCGCGGCGCTGGCGGCGGCGGTGATCGCCTGCTTCATCCCGCGCCGCCGGGCCTGA
- a CDS encoding MOSC domain-containing protein, giving the protein MPPVEIVALLVSSRHAFEGRPSDGPRPDPEPPGREVVTVRAGLGLAGDRFFNHPAHRQAAVTVIAAESLDHLVRELGLPAAPDPHLTRRNITLRGFDVDGLERGTVFSLDSGDGPVRFRAHRPAHPCAWMDVVLAPGAFRGLRRRGGVRCEPLDDGLLRLGPATLTV; this is encoded by the coding sequence GTGCCCCCGGTGGAGATCGTGGCGCTGCTGGTGTCCTCGCGGCACGCCTTCGAAGGCAGGCCGTCGGACGGGCCGCGGCCCGATCCGGAGCCGCCCGGGCGGGAGGTGGTCACCGTGCGGGCCGGGCTCGGCCTGGCGGGTGACCGGTTCTTCAACCATCCCGCGCACCGGCAGGCCGCGGTCACCGTTATTGCCGCCGAATCGCTGGACCACCTGGTGCGCGAACTCGGCCTGCCCGCCGCGCCGGATCCGCACCTGACCCGCCGGAACATCACCCTGCGCGGCTTCGACGTCGACGGGCTGGAGCGGGGCACGGTGTTCAGCCTCGATTCCGGTGACGGGCCGGTGCGGTTCCGGGCGCACCGGCCGGCGCACCCGTGTGCCTGGATGGACGTGGTGCTTGCGCCGGGTGCCTTCCGGGGCCTGCGGCGGCGTGGCGGGGTCCGCTGCGAACCGCTCGACGACGGCCTTCTCCGCCTCGGACCCGCCACGCTGACCGTCTAG